A DNA window from Salvelinus sp. IW2-2015 linkage group LG4q.1:29, ASM291031v2, whole genome shotgun sequence contains the following coding sequences:
- the LOC111961696 gene encoding alpha-(1,3)-fucosyltransferase 7, with product MDSTSFCLRLFLLIICLAPLLFFLVGQGSEGGWGPNSDRSHNITILLWHWPFGPSYNLEGDVCWNRYRIPDCRLVDQRSLYHSADLVVFHHRELMNGQERLPLHLHRPRHQKWVWLSLESPDNSRYLKPFNNVFNWTMSYRHDADITMPYGKLLPKDCDTGNDSSTEDIIPKNKSILACWVVSHYEPQHRRSLVYKSLKRSIPVEVYGRLRGRVLASSDLLPTISSCYFYLSFENSISKDYITEKLWRNAYQAGAVPVVLGPPPDDYIAVAPPNSFIHVEDFPSTKELGNYLRQLQLDKARYAGYFAWRHSYQVKVYTDWRERLCSICPQYHSLPAQKVYHDLEAWVRK from the coding sequence ATGGACTCCACCTCATTTTGCCTCAggctcttcctcctcatcatctGCCTGGCCCCTCTACTGTTCTTTCTGGTGGGACAGGGGAGTGAGGGTGGATGGGGTCCAAACTCTGACAGAAGCCACAACATCACCATCCTGCTGTGGCACTGGCCCTTTGGCCCCTCCTACAATTTGGAGGGAGACGTGTGCTGGAACCGGTACCGTATCCCTGACTGCCGCCTGGTGGACCAGCGCTCTCTCTACCACAGTGCTGACCTGGTGGTCTTCCACCACAGAGAGCTGATGAACGGCCAGGAGCGGctgcccctccacctccaccgGCCGAGGCACCAGAAGTGGGTCTGGCTCTCTCTGGAGTCCCCTGACAACAGCAGATACCTGAAGCCCTTCAATAACGTGTTCAACTGGACCATGTCCTACCGCCACGATGCTGATATCACCATGCCCTATGGTAAGCTGCTGCCGAAGGACTGTGATACTGGTAATGATAGCAGCACAGAAGACATCATTCCCAAAAATAAGTCCATTCTGGCCTGCTGGGTTGTTAGTCACTATGAGCCTCAGCACAGAAGGAGCTTGGTGTACAAGAGCCTGAAAAGAAGCATCCCAGTGGAGGTGTATGGTCGCTTGAGAGGGAGGGTTTTGGCCTCCAGCGACCTGCTGCCCACCATCTCAAGCTGCTACTTCTACCTGTCCTTCGAGAACTCAATCTCCAAGGATTACATCACTGAGAAGCTCTGGCGGAACGCTTACCAGGCAGGGGCAGTGCCTGTGGTTCTGGGTCCACCGCCAGATGACTACATAGCCGTGGCTCCGCCAAACTCCTTCATCCACGTTGAGGACTTTCCATCCACCAAGGAGCTGGGGAACTATCTCCGCCAGCTGCAACTGGACAAGGCGAGATATGCTGGGTACTTTGCGTGGCGGCATAGCTATCAGGTGAAAGTGTATACAGACTGGAGGGAGAGACTGTGTAGCATCTGCCCCCAGTATCACAGCCTGCCTGCTCAGAAGGTTTACCATGACCTGGAAGCCTGGGTCAGGAAGTGA